The following coding sequences are from one Deltaproteobacteria bacterium window:
- a CDS encoding MotA/TolQ/ExbB proton channel family protein: MFDMFQKGGVVMYPLLACSMISLTIILERTLFWIRENRRADRTLVDQVLELARLKKYEEIRTSTKDAGDYVIRVLVCGLVHRNYSLSKAMEAAAIEEIKRMKRYLPVLDTVITAAPLLGILGTVIGIIHSFDMLGRAGIQNPQAVTAGIAQALLTTAAGLLIAIFTLFPYNYFVTKVEKAGNRIEKHATTLEILQKGDGSE, from the coding sequence ATCTTTGATATGTTCCAGAAGGGGGGAGTCGTGATGTATCCCCTCCTTGCATGCTCCATGATCTCCCTAACGATAATTCTGGAAAGAACTCTCTTCTGGATACGGGAGAATAGGCGTGCTGACAGAACCCTCGTTGATCAGGTGCTTGAGCTGGCTCGCTTGAAAAAATACGAGGAAATCAGGACGAGCACCAAAGACGCTGGCGATTATGTGATCAGGGTGCTTGTGTGTGGCCTGGTTCACAGGAATTATTCGCTTTCCAAGGCCATGGAGGCAGCAGCAATAGAAGAAATCAAGAGAATGAAAAGATATCTTCCCGTACTGGATACCGTGATCACTGCCGCCCCCCTGCTTGGCATTCTCGGCACGGTTATCGGCATCATACATTCCTTTGACATGCTCGGAAGAGCAGGCATACAGAACCCGCAGGCCGTCACTGCTGGGATTGCCCAGGCCCTGCTCACGACTGCCGCAGGTTTGCTGATAGCCATTTTTACACTGTTTCCATACAATTACTTCGTGACGAAGGTGGAAAAGGCAGGAAATCGGATTGAGAAGCATGCGACAACCCTCGAGATCCTCCAAAAAGGGGACGGCAGCGAATGA
- a CDS encoding biopolymer transporter ExbD: MNLRFKHKSPRIELIPLIDIIFLLLVFFIYSMLSMVVYRGIPVTLPAADSIETQKGESLVITIDKNGDVFVDKEPTAGREILCRLKREYAAFPEKTVIISGHRQSPYRVFVDVLDKVRLAGFQKVSMEARPKEADATGR; encoded by the coding sequence ATGAACCTGCGATTCAAACACAAAAGCCCGCGTATCGAACTAATTCCTCTCATCGACATTATCTTCTTGCTTCTTGTATTCTTCATATATTCCATGCTTTCCATGGTTGTATACAGAGGAATACCGGTCACGCTGCCTGCTGCTGATAGCATTGAAACGCAGAAAGGGGAGAGTCTCGTCATCACGATTGATAAAAACGGAGATGTCTTTGTGGACAAGGAGCCCACTGCCGGCCGGGAGATCCTTTGCCGCCTCAAAAGGGAATATGCAGCCTTTCCCGAGAAGACCGTCATTATTTCAGGACACAGGCAGTCGCCGTACAGGGTCTTTGTGGATGTTCTTGACAAGGTCAGGCTGGCGGGATTCCAAAAGGTCTCCATGGAAGCAAGGCCGAAGGAAGCCGACGCCACCGGTCGCTGA
- a CDS encoding energy transducer TonB — MKRDIVLSAIISLAVHVSVLSAHLPRSSSTGWDAHAPVSLSIIRPKRVVPAPSSPKASSETALKPDLLPKRRAVRKRILVPRSMRSPKKDLTAKPAPKKKSANLNRLKDLMKHAPEPCPAGRDEATGEPSIDHLSKTPDKMIGTGSSFETASIPKGAITGEREIVGTLKGNGSEKGILTYATPKYKENPRPTYPKVARRRGYEGSTRLKVEVLESGKVGRIEIASSSGFELLDKAALESVKNWTFTPGTISGENIRQWVMVPVRFSLR; from the coding sequence ATGAAAAGGGACATTGTCCTATCAGCCATCATATCCCTGGCAGTTCATGTATCCGTGTTGAGCGCACATCTGCCGAGAAGCAGCAGCACAGGATGGGATGCGCATGCCCCGGTATCGCTCTCGATCATCCGTCCCAAGAGGGTCGTGCCCGCACCGTCTTCCCCCAAGGCGTCTTCTGAGACCGCATTGAAGCCTGATCTCCTGCCAAAGCGCAGGGCCGTGCGTAAGCGAATCCTCGTTCCGAGATCGATGCGAAGCCCCAAAAAAGACCTCACGGCCAAGCCTGCCCCCAAGAAAAAGAGCGCTAACCTGAACAGGCTTAAGGATCTCATGAAACATGCACCAGAGCCCTGCCCGGCAGGGAGGGATGAAGCGACTGGGGAGCCTTCTATTGACCATTTATCAAAGACGCCAGATAAAATGATCGGGACAGGATCGTCTTTTGAAACAGCGTCGATCCCGAAGGGCGCCATCACGGGTGAGCGGGAAATCGTTGGAACACTTAAGGGGAACGGATCAGAAAAGGGGATTCTCACGTATGCCACACCCAAATACAAAGAGAATCCTCGCCCAACCTATCCCAAAGTTGCCAGGAGAAGGGGCTATGAGGGGTCCACGCGCCTTAAAGTCGAGGTCCTTGAAAGCGGCAAGGTCGGACGAATAGAGATAGCATCATCATCGGGTTTTGAGCTGTTGGACAAGGCGGCCCTGGAATCCGTAAAGAACTGGACCTTCACCCCTGGCACAATAAGTGGAGAAAACATAAGGCAGTGGGTCATGGTGCCGGTCAGATTTTCTTTGAGATAA
- a CDS encoding CPBP family intramembrane metalloprotease — MAVKIIETRILFLSLVAIVAVETATGIFLAKTLHALLIARLLEIFLFVLIVSIWAQGMSSVGLAPDKIFTGLKKGVIWSAAFGLCAIFGFAILHAGHIPPLKLIRTDLPHGTHEIVLFFFVGGLVAPLAEEVFFRGIIYGFLRRWGMLVALFGSALIFVLCHATGSGVPLTQIVGGLLFAVAYEVAGNLMVPITIHVLGNMAIFGISLVMQ; from the coding sequence ATGGCGGTAAAGATAATCGAAACAAGAATCCTGTTCTTATCCCTTGTTGCTATCGTGGCCGTTGAAACGGCTACCGGGATTTTCCTCGCCAAGACGTTGCATGCCCTCCTGATAGCACGTCTTCTTGAAATATTTCTCTTTGTTCTGATTGTTTCAATCTGGGCCCAAGGCATGTCATCCGTCGGGCTGGCTCCAGACAAAATCTTTACCGGGCTGAAGAAGGGGGTGATCTGGTCGGCTGCTTTTGGGCTGTGCGCCATTTTTGGCTTTGCCATTCTGCATGCGGGACACATCCCTCCCTTGAAACTCATCAGAACCGATCTTCCGCACGGCACTCATGAGATAGTTCTGTTTTTCTTTGTGGGCGGTCTGGTAGCCCCTTTGGCAGAAGAAGTCTTTTTTCGGGGAATTATTTACGGCTTCCTGAGACGATGGGGTATGTTGGTTGCCCTTTTCGGTAGCGCCTTGATTTTTGTCCTATGCCATGCCACCGGTTCCGGGGTCCCACTGACCCAGATTGTGGGAGGCCTACTTTTTGCCGTGGCCTACGAGGTGGCGGGGAACTTGATGGTTCCCATCACGATTCATGTGCTCGGCAATATGGCTATTTTCGGCATTTCCCTTGTGATGCAATGA
- a CDS encoding NAD(+)/NADH kinase, giving the protein MKRIGIVVKDQKEAIAKADQLETWLKAKGIRVLIRKNIPTPITARDCLVENIEKAPSDLSFIAVLGGDGTFISAIRWVQDTGIPVLGVNLGAFGFLTDVPVDQLFPAVEKAIKDDYATQERILLSAQVVRDGEEVACQTVLNDVVINKEALARIAHIHAFIDDYYLTTFRADGLVVATPTGSTAYSLSAGGPIVYPSLKTIILTPICPFTLINRPLIVPDTVTITISLEERDSNIFLTFDGQVGLHVTHRDTIIIRKAPHTIQMIKMAGQSYYDMLKAKLSWSGR; this is encoded by the coding sequence ATGAAGAGGATAGGCATTGTCGTCAAGGACCAGAAAGAGGCCATTGCCAAGGCGGATCAACTGGAGACCTGGCTGAAGGCAAAAGGAATTCGGGTCCTCATCCGCAAGAATATCCCTACGCCGATTACTGCACGTGACTGTCTGGTCGAAAACATTGAAAAGGCCCCTTCTGATCTGTCGTTTATTGCGGTGTTGGGTGGTGACGGGACTTTCATCAGCGCCATCCGATGGGTTCAGGACACGGGTATCCCTGTCTTGGGCGTAAACCTTGGGGCTTTTGGGTTCCTGACAGATGTCCCGGTGGATCAGCTTTTTCCTGCCGTGGAAAAAGCCATCAAGGACGACTATGCAACCCAAGAGAGAATCCTGTTGTCGGCACAAGTTGTTCGTGACGGCGAGGAAGTCGCATGCCAGACCGTACTGAACGATGTAGTGATCAACAAAGAGGCTCTCGCACGCATTGCCCATATCCATGCTTTCATTGACGATTACTATCTAACGACTTTCAGGGCGGACGGTCTCGTTGTAGCCACCCCCACAGGGTCCACCGCGTATTCCCTTTCAGCAGGCGGCCCTATCGTATACCCGTCCCTGAAAACGATCATTCTCACTCCGATTTGTCCCTTTACTCTGATTAATCGCCCTCTGATCGTGCCCGATACTGTGACAATCACGATCAGTCTCGAAGAAAGAGACTCAAACATATTTCTGACCTTTGACGGCCAGGTTGGCCTCCATGTAACCCACCGAGACACCATCATTATTCGCAAGGCGCCGCATACGATTCAGATGATCAAGATGGCCGGCCAAAGCTACTATGACATGCTAAAAGCGAAACTGAGTTGGAGTGGACGGTAG